TGGGTCTGCGCACGGGCCTGGCACCTCTAGGGTGGCTGTGGGATGGTTCCCTGGACCCGCAGGTGCGTGAAGCCAGGAGGGGCTTGTCCCCCAGTcgcccctgcacccctccccgCCGCACGGCCCTCCAGGGCGCTGAGCACCCACGGActgagcctggggcaggggctgaaGTGGGAGTCCAAGGTCATCCTGGGCCCCACCAACCCAGATGCCCCGTCCCTCTTTGCAGCCCATTCCCTCTGCCCGCGCACTCCACCCACTGTCTGGGGAGCTGGAGCCCAAGTGGTGGGGAAGGGACTAAGGAGGGGCTCCTGGAGAACCCCCACTgcttggcctggcctggcccaatCCAGCCCGCTGGAGGCGCAGGGTCAGAAGCAGAGTGAGGCACCAACACGTGTTCCACGGGTTTATTGAGGCTCTGTGGGGAGCAGGGTCAGCGAGGCAAGGGGTGCCGCGGGCTCAGTTGGCGGCCAGGGTCTCCTGGACCCAGGGCAGGAGCGCGGTGACGCGGGCATACACAGCTGGTGTGGAGGTGGAGCAGGTGCTGCTGCCCCAGGACACGATGCCCACCAGGGTCCAGGCTCCGTCCTTCTGGTAGACCAGGGGGCCGCCAGAGTCGTACTGCcgcagagggagagaaggggggcTTGGATCTGGCAGCCCAGGGGGCCTGGCCACAGAGGCCTCTGGACCTTGTTCCCAGAGCCCAGTCCAGAACCTGACACCTAGGGGACACCACACATGCTACTGGATGGATTCTGCAAGACCCAGCAGCTCCTCGTGTGGTCTGTGCCCTGGAAGTCCAGGCTCCCCCCACGGTGGGTCCCATAATAGAAGCCCCAGAAGCTGGTTTGACCAATAGGAGAAAGAGCAGGGTGGTGGGCACGTGGCCATGGCGCCcctgtgagggaggaggggctgctggAGCCCTGTCAGCCGCCCGGTTCCACCGTCCAGGCTGCGCACTGTACAACTCCAGGAGGTGCTAATATTTGCTCAGATGTTGACATCAAAGGAAATTTGCTACATAGTGGCTCTGGGACACCAGGCAAGCAATGAGGTTAGAGGATGAAAGAAGAGGGGAGCCCAGGACTCCACAGTGGGGGTCCTGTGGCCCCCTGGCCTGACCAGGGGCTCGGTAAGGTCGCCGAAGCGGACAGGGCAGCCCGGGCGAGCCTTACGTTGCAGGAGGACACGCCGCTGGCCCCGGCACAGACCATCACGTCGGTGATCTTGCTGCCCCAGACCTTCTTGCAGTCGGCGGTGGACACCAGGGGCAGGACCGCCTGCTGCAGCTTGTCGGGGGTCTTGTTGGCTGCAGGATGGGAGGGGGCGGGTCAGGGCCCTCGGCCCCCCAGCCCACTGCAGTGGGGGGACCgggccccaccccacctgccctcccctaCGCCCCTTCCCCCTCACCATCGCCACGCGGTGGGAACATCCCCCACAGCCTGAAAGCGTCTGGGACGCGGTCCCTTCAGAGGTCACACCAGGTGGGGACTCTGCGTCCCCTGCTGGCCCTGGCACCGCCGCCCGCCGCAGGGGAGCAGGCGGGGCGAGCTCACGAGAAACTTACTGTTCAGGGACCTCGGTGCTGGGCTGAGTGTCCATTCCCGGCTGGTGCATTTTTAATTCAGAGGATTGTCAGTAAAGACACGGACGGATTCCGGACTGTGTCGGAGTCAGCCCAAAGCAAGGACAGCCAGCGGGTCACCCGGACATCCCGCCGCTCGGGCAGCCCAAGCCCAGGGCAGCCCGGCCTGGGGAGGCCCCAGCACCCACCGTTGTACTTGGTCTTGCCCCAGCCTGTGGTGACGCACGGCGACCCCGCGGGGAAGTCGTCGTCGGCGCTGGGCAGGCACACGGGCGACACGGTCTCGGAGAACTGGGCCGGCGTGGCCAGCTTCAGCAGGGTGATGTCGTTGCGCACGGTGAGCAGGCTGAACTTGGGGTTCTTGAAGACCTGCGGTGAGGACCAGAATGCCCCGCTGAGCCCCGGGGCCGTCGGGGACCTGCGGCTTCGGGGACACAGACTCCTTCCTGGAAGGAACAGTTCGGAGCCAGAGGGGACCCCGAGGCGGCCCCAGCCCCCCGGGCTCCCGTCCCTCCTGCCCGCCCGGCCCCCGTGCTGAGCCGCCGCCGGGCGCACCTTGGCGATCTGCAGGACCTGGACGTTCTCCTCGTCGGAGCCCTGGTCAAACTCCCCGGCCACGACCCGGTCGGAGGTCCTAGACAGAGCGACGGGTGAGGCCTGGGAGCGCGcccgcctcctccccacccagcgGGACCTGGAGGCAGAGCCCGAGGCCGCCCGGCCCTCACGTGACCCCGCAGTGGGCGGCGGTGACCACCCAGTCCTCGCTGATGAGGGAGCCCCCGCAGAAGTGGAAGCCGGTCTTGTCCTGGGGAGAGGGATGGGGGGTcagcagctccccagcctggcccccgCCCCAGTGCTCCCCCCATGCCCGGAACTGCCTCACCTGCAGGGACACCTGCCAGGGCCAGGAGCCGGGGACGGCGTCCTCCCCGTTGACGATCCTGGACAGGCCACTGAGCACGGGGTGGATGGCGGGGACCCCGcagcctgggggtgggagtggggtgaggaggggctgAGGTCTGCCTTACAGAACTGCTGGTTTCTACATCTGGTCACCCAGGCCAGCTCGGGACCCCACTGTGACAATGCCACCTCCTCTGGAAACTTCTCCTGGTCTCTCAACCTCTAGGCTCAAACATCTGCCCACATGCAGCCTGCGGACCCCAAGCTCCCTTCCAGAGTGGGCACCACCCCACCCATTTTCCCTCTTGGCCCCACCTGGctcccatctctcttcctccGAGAAGTCAGCCCTGactgtcctgccccagccctggaatcctCCAGAGGGAACCCTGGGCACTGGGACACAGAGCAATGGGACTCTGTCCCCACCTCAGCCAAGCAAGCCACCCAGGCGGGTGTGAGGTGGGTTGCAGGCCCGTAGCCAGGGCTCCACCGCTGCTAGACTACatggagtctcagtttccccatcagcaAAATGGGGATCACACAGTTGCCGGCCTCACGGCTGTGGCGTGCAGATGCCGGGCGAGTCAGCAGGTAAGGCACGAGCTCTGCGCTGGGCCCATAGCAAGCACTCAGTGAACAGGACATTAAAAGGGCAAGGCTCAAGGGCCCAAAAGATTTGGGTTTGAAGGTGCCAACCCACAGCTGCCCGCATGCACCATCCGAGCCTGTGTGGGAGCCACGGACAGTTCAGAGAACTTTCTGAAGGCCCCCAGGAAGCCCCCAGgatgtcccctccctcccctgggagcCTCAGACCGTCTGGGcgtggggagggggagcagggacCTGAGGTCTGGTTCAAACCTCCCAACGCCCCCCTGTAGAGGTGGGGCCAGTGAGGCTCAGGGACAGGGTGACTTGCTCAGGCCATGCCACTGCGcacagctgagctgggaggagggacccCGCTGCCCCTCGCTGGGCTTGGGGATGGGGGACAGGGGAGCCGAGCTTCCTGCCCCCACGGGGCCCAGCACTCACCGAAGGCGGCGCCCAGGAGGGCCCAGCAGGACAGGAGCCAGAGGCAGGCCATGGTGCTGCGGTCACGGTCAGGAGGTGGAGGACGCCTGAGTGGGGCTCCCCATTACATACCCGTGCGCCAGGCTGTTATCTGGAGACCTTGGGCGATAATCGCCGGCCTGGGAGTGTGCCCAAGTGGCCAGGATGTGCCAGAGCAGGGCTGGCGTGGGAGCCTGGGATGGCAGCAGCTGCGGCCCCCGGCTGAGCTGGGGCTAAACAAGGTGGCCTTCGacccacagccccctcccccgGGCCCCGCCTCGGGAGGGGTCCTCCAGGGAGGAGTCCAGAGGCCCGGGTTTGCGCCCCAGGCTAGCCTGGTGGTCTGGAGGACCTCGGACAAAGGACTTAGTGCATCCGTTAGTGCCTGAAACCCCCTGGGCAGTGTGGCCAAGTAGgagggaggctggcagggagggcTGCGCCCCGGGTGTGAGACGGAGGCTTGGGCGGATGGGGGAGGCCCCCCGGTCTCAGGATGGCTGAGAAGTGAAGGCTCAGCCGACGTCTGCGGCAGTCACTTGGGCCGTGTGCAGCGAGGCTTGGAGGGATGAGCTGTCCTTGGCGAATCTGCACGGAGCCAGCCCTCCACACAGGCGCTGGTGCATGGGGGCCCAGAGCTGAGCACGGGGCATCCCAGGGCAAGAGTGGGCCTGGGGACCAGGGCCTGGGGCCCTGCTGTCACCCTGATGATAGCTGATGGAGGCTGGACCTCAAGGCATAGTGGGTGTCGCGGGGAGACCCAGTTCCTGGTTTGGGCAACAGGGTGGGTGGTGCAGCCCTTTCCCAACTATTGGGAAACTGGGGAAGGAGAAATTTGGGGTTGAGGCTGCTGGAGGCAGGGCAAGCGCCCCAACATGGACCGGAAAATGCCTCTCAGCTGTTCTGAATTTCCACTGCATTGATGACAGCAAGGTGTTTGTTCACAGCACAGGTTTCTGTGTCAGGCAACTGTggagccttgggcaagttacttaccctctctgatcCTGTTTCTCTGTATGCAAATGGGGATGCTTCCAGGATGGGTCCCACAGGACAAAACAACCCCACCCATCTGGACAGCGCAGGGACCAGCCTCACACGATCCATGCTGGTCggttctttgtatttatttcttccttgaattcATAGCCTTGGCTCATTCTAGAAGAGTGAATAATGAATGACAGGGAGGGAAGGCGACAGTGTAGGAGGTGGGAAGGCAGAACAGGAGACAGATGTCGTCTGTGGGAACCCTACTGTTCCGCAGTTCGGTTTGTCCCACCAGCCCACGCTCACCGGCCCCACGACTGGCATAGCCCACAGGAAATTAGCAACGAATTCCTGCCCGCAGCACGCTGGACTCCCTTCCCAACCCCTTCCACCTTGCTTACGTGGGCAgggtgggagaggctgggaagagagtctattttaaaaataagtaaaatctaCATCACCACCTGCTAGGCAGCCAGGAGGGCCTCGCTCTGAAGGGGACATTTAGAGTTTGTGGCGCAGCCAGGGGCATCTCGGGCAGAGACATGTCCAGGCACAGGGGGCAGAAAAGCCAGCGCCTGGGCACGGCAGGAAAGGCCCTTGTGGCCCAAGGGGACCGGAGTCAGGGTGGAGGGGTCAGGGCAGAGCGAGGAGGGCCCTACCAGCTGACAACTGGCCACCTCTCCGGGTGGCCCAGTGTAGGGCAAGAGGGCACAgcagccaggccctggcagcccccGTCTTGCCTGAGCCAACCCATGGCCGTGGCCTTGGGAACCAACAGCTGGCCGGGCCCTGCCTGCCGCACCCCTCCTCCTCTGCAGCCGGCTGCCCGGGTCAAGGGAACCAGCACAGCTGTGTCGGGCGGGGAGGCGGCCCCACACCTGCCTCTCCGGGAGCACAGGATCctgaccaccccccacccccacattcgTAGGAAGGAGCCTGGAGGCAGAGAGTCAGGTGCTGGGGAAGTGGGATGTGCACATCAGGGGACAGGCCAGACCTGCgccaggagctggggcaggggtgtgCGCAGCGCTGCGGCCCtgcctgggtgggaggggagggatgtgTTGGGGTCCCCAAGTACTGCAGCCTCCTGCGCTgcctcttcctttatttattttgtaatggaATTATACTTTACTCAGGGTAAAACACACCTATTGAAAGTGTATACAGGCTGATGACACGTGACGGATGCATATGCGCTGTAACCGCCACCCCCATTGCGACAGATGGCATTTCCTGTGCCTGCCCCCTTGGCAGCCAATCCCCATCTCCAGAAACAACCGCTGTTCTGATTTCTTTCCCAATAGAttagtctttgttttgtttttaattaaaaaaaaaccttttaattataaaacgcacataaaacttaccatcttaaccatttttttttttgagagggggtcttactctgtcacccaggctagagtgccgtggcatcatcatagctcactgcagcctcaaacttctgggctcacacgatcctcctgcctcagcctccccagtagctgggaccacaggtgtgagagctggttaattttttctatcttttatagagagatgaggtctcgctcttgctcaggctggtcttgaactcctggcctcacgtgatcctcctgcctgggcctcccaagtgctaggattacacgcgtgagccaccgcgctcggccctGTCTTAACCGTTTTTGAACGTGCACTCAGGCAGTGTTAAGCGAGTTCACAGTGTTGGGCAGCCAACGCCCACTACTTTTCATCTTGcgaaactgaaactctgcaccctcCCCATAGATCAGTTTTGCCAGTGGTGGAATCTCACACGAATAGAATCCCACAGCGTGTGCTCGTTCGGTGTGGCTCCTTTAACTCAGCACCGTActtttgaagttcatccatgcaGTTGCAGGTCTCAGCAGCTTCTTCCCTTTTCATGCTAAATAGTGACTCACGGTATGAATGCACCGGATTTGCCTCTCCACGCTCTGGTTTTGATCTACCACAAGTAAAGCTGCTGAGGACAGGTCTTCATGCGGACAtgtttcttttgggtaaatacctaggagtggagcGGCTGCGGGATAGGGTAGGGGTATGTTGATGGAAATTGTCAGACGGTTTTCCACACTGGCTGTGCCTTAACAGCAAAACCGAGGGTTTGATTCCTGCACCTCATTCAGAGTGGCCCCTTCAtaaaatttcctttctcctgCCACAAGGCGGAGGACTCGGGGACCAGGTTTACACAGGGGATTGGGACCTTTCTCACAGTGCCAATAAGTATTTCCAAAATTCCCATTGTCCCTGGCTAGGTGAGGCTGGGGGCAATGTTTTCTTGAATGAAAGCGCAGTGTGCTTCTTGGGCCAACCCGATCTATTCTCCTCCTGCTCCGTGGAGGTGCAGGGCTAGCGACAGGGGGAGGTGGGCTGCGGCCCAGGAGGGGTGGCATGTGGGTGGCAGGTGCGGGTGTTTGTGGAGATACACGAACCCCGCCCAAATGAGAATGAGCAGAGGGTATCTATTCAGGGCTTGCCACAGCAAGGAAGTCAGCCACCGTCACTTGTGTCAGGCAGAGACTCCAAGGCaagcaggagagaggggaagatTCCCAGCGGACATGGGGAAGCTCAGAGGTGCCCTGGGGTGGCTGGCAGCCAGCGGGAggaagcggggggggggggggggcaagctGCTGCGGTGTGACAGTGTGTCCCCTGAAATTCCTGTTGAAATGTCGTTGCCATTGTGACAGCATTAAGAGCTGGGACCTTTAAGAGGCAATTAGGCTGCGAGGCTCTGCCCTCCCTGGTTGGATTAACACCCTTGCAAAGGTCAGGGGTGAAGGGCCAAAGGGCGAGCTCAGCCCCTCGTGTCCTCCAGGTGAAGACGCAGTGCTCCAGGTGCCATCTTGGAGCCAGAGCctccaaccctgctggcaccttgaccttgttcttccagccttcagaactgtgggaaaatacatttctgtgtttTGTCGGTTACCGTCTGTGGTCTGTTCCAGCAGCACAAGCGGCCCGGCACGTGGGTAAGGGCTCGCCCCGAGGGGGCGTCCTTGGCTTTCCCAGCTGGTCCTGAGTTGGAAGCCAGAGGGCTGTGCAGAGGGCTTGGCCCCTTCTTATCACCCAAGGTCCCTGGATAACAGGGAGGGTGGCCCTTGGGCcttggggctgggcagggccagagggGCTGGGCGGGGTCTGGGGGTGCAGGGTACGTAAAAGGGGCCCCCAGCGGCAGGCCTCCCAGACCTCCCTGGCTGCACCATGGCGTTTCTTTGGCTGCTTTCCTGCTTTGCCCTCGTGGGGGCCGCCTTTGGTGAGTACTGGGCTGGTGGCCACCggctgggagggctgggaggaggcccCGTGTGCCTCCGGCCCCCACAGCTGGTCCCGTCTGGGCCAGAGGGGCTCTgtcctggggctgcagggaggagaggggtctGCCTGGGGCTTGCTGAGCCCTCACACCTGcgtgaggagggaggaggcactCTGGGCTCTGCCGTGGTCTGAGGCTGCAGAGGTGGCTGGAGAGCGGGGTGCTGTGGCAGGGTAAGGTGTGGGCCACAGGGGACCTCCCATGGCCTCCACCTGGGGTTTTTATTTATCGTACGGGCGCGTGCTAAGCATctggttttctattttaaagaaaaaaagaaatagaaaaaatacatagaaaatattatgaGATCCATGTATCTATCATTGGAATTCAGCAAATCATATTTTTTTGCAGACAGGcttcagatatttcttttctttttttttttttttgagacagagtctcgctctgttgcccaggctagagtgctatggtgtcagcctagctcacagcaacctcagactcctgggctcaagcaatcctactgcctcagcctcccaagtagctgggactaccggcatgcgccaccatgcccggctaatttttttctatatatatttttagttggccagataatttctttctatttttagtagagacggggtctcgctcttgctcaggctggtctggaactcctgacctcgagcaatccacccacctcagcctcccaaagtgctaggattacaggcatgagccaccgcgcccggccaaaatagagatagttttaccttttcctttgcaaattggatgaattttatttctttttcttgtttaattgctctgtctaggacttctAGTACCATGTTGGATAGCAGCGGTaaaagcaggcatccttgtctgTTCTTGGACCTTATTGGAAAAGCTTTCAGTTCTTCACCATTGAATAGAGTATGATGTTACCTGTGGGCTTTCCACAAATGCCCTGGATCATATTAaggaagtttccttttattcctgCTTTTCCGAgtggtttttattatgaaaaggtGTCTGATTTTGTCAAAGGccttttctgtatcaattgagatgTGATTTCCCccttctgttaatgtggtatattacattgattttcttatgttattTCTTATATCCCTTTGCATGtttgggataaatcccactggATCACGGTGTATAAGCCTTTCACAACGCTGTTGGATTcactttgctagtattttattgaaggtttttgcatctatatccATGAGGGATAGTGGTCTGTAATtctcttttcttgtgatgttGTACATGGTTTTGACATCAGGGTATTGCTGTCCTcctaatttctttgtgtttattcacttgtgatttttaaaaacattttaatttggaTATTCTGCTCATtcattttcagcttttcttcttccttaagtATTTTAGTCTCCAAATTTTCCTCCAAGCACTGCTTTAGTTGCACCCCATAAAATTTGATATATGCTTTACAGttttaggtattatttttatgtccTCCAGTGAACAGAGCTTCTGCATGACCCACCTATGCTAGCTGTCCCAGACGGGCCTGGGGCAGGCGTCCGTCACCCCAAAGTACTGCAGTCGGGGGACAGGGAGAGTGAGATGCGCGTAACTCAGTTCCCACTTTAGCCATGGCCGT
The Lemur catta isolate mLemCat1 chromosome 20, mLemCat1.pri, whole genome shotgun sequence DNA segment above includes these coding regions:
- the LOC123625430 gene encoding chymotrypsinogen B2; amino-acid sequence: MACLWLLSCWALLGAAFGCGVPAIHPVLSGLSRIVNGEDAVPGSWPWQVSLQDKTGFHFCGGSLISEDWVVTAAHCGVTTSDRVVAGEFDQGSDEENVQVLQIAKVFKNPKFSLLTVRNDITLLKLATPAQFSETVSPVCLPSADDDFPAGSPCVTTGWGKTKYNANKTPDKLQQAVLPLVSTADCKKVWGSKITDVMVCAGASGVSSCNYDSGGPLVYQKDGAWTLVGIVSWGSSTCSTSTPAVYARVTALLPWVQETLAAN